The Austwickia sp. genome includes a region encoding these proteins:
- the ppk2 gene encoding polyphosphate kinase 2, with the protein MSPQNFREYLDDLLERGYSIDHDITGSDPDLIDPGGSPVDTWREDYPYDDRMSREEYEQLKYDLQVELLKFQYWTQDVGGRHVLLFEGRDAAGKGGTIKRFTEHLNPRFAHVVALGTPTTTEQGQWYFQRYVQNLPTAGHLVLFDRSWYNRSGVERVMGFCTEEQHALFLKQAPVFERMLIEAGTSLTKFWFSVTSAEQRTRFAIRQIDPVRQWKLSPMDVESLDKWEAYTAAKEETFLATDTDAAPWITIKSNDKKRARINAMRYFLSQFEYQGKDHRVVGEADPNLVTRGRDAVGD; encoded by the coding sequence ATGTCGCCGCAGAACTTCCGTGAGTATCTCGATGACCTCCTCGAGCGGGGCTATTCCATCGATCACGACATCACGGGCTCGGATCCGGATCTGATCGATCCCGGCGGTTCTCCGGTGGACACCTGGCGGGAGGACTATCCGTACGACGACCGGATGAGCCGGGAGGAGTACGAGCAGCTCAAGTACGACCTGCAGGTGGAACTGCTCAAGTTCCAGTACTGGACGCAGGACGTCGGCGGCCGCCACGTGCTGCTCTTCGAGGGCCGCGACGCCGCCGGCAAGGGCGGCACGATCAAGCGATTCACCGAGCACCTGAATCCCCGGTTTGCCCACGTGGTGGCCCTCGGGACGCCGACGACGACCGAGCAGGGCCAGTGGTATTTCCAGCGGTACGTCCAGAATCTCCCCACGGCCGGGCATCTGGTGCTGTTCGACCGGTCCTGGTACAACCGCAGCGGCGTAGAGCGGGTCATGGGCTTCTGCACGGAGGAGCAGCACGCGCTGTTCTTGAAGCAGGCGCCGGTGTTCGAGCGGATGCTGATCGAGGCGGGCACGTCGTTGACGAAGTTCTGGTTCTCGGTGACGAGCGCCGAGCAGCGGACCCGGTTCGCGATCCGCCAGATCGACCCGGTGCGGCAGTGGAAGCTGTCCCCGATGGACGTGGAGTCCCTCGACAAGTGGGAGGCGTATACCGCCGCCAAGGAGGAGACCTTCCTGGCGACGGACACCGACGCCGCGCCGTGGATCACGATCAAGTCCAATGACAAGAAGCGCGCGCGGATCAACGCGATGCGCTATTTCCTGTCGCAGTTCGAGTACCAGGGCAAGGACCACCGGGTGGTCGGCGAGGCCGACCCGAACCTGGTGACCCGGGGCCGCGACGCCGTCGGCGACTGA
- the mshB gene encoding N-acetyl-1-D-myo-inositol-2-amino-2-deoxy-alpha-D-glucopyranoside deacetylase, with protein MTSSADRTLLFVHAHPDDETLATGVTVAQRAIEGADVHVLTCTLGDEGEVIPADLAHHLSALDDTLGAYRRVELRAAMAALGAVEHVLGEDVRGPGNAAFRDSGMAGTPTMDHPRALCRVPLHEVADAIGEHLRALRPDVVVTYDPCGGYQHPDHVRVHQATCAAVAELAEGERPALWAVVVRRSRAMGDRRWLAENVATQERITVPAPGEDYPAAVVDDALIAWEVTGDLAALARRDAALAAHRTQVRLGSGWYALSNDVAARLQSTESFVPLDPDTGDFAPMPPGATIDERRAP; from the coding sequence ATGACTTCGTCGGCCGACCGAACCTTGCTCTTCGTCCACGCGCACCCGGACGACGAGACGCTCGCCACCGGGGTCACCGTGGCGCAGCGGGCGATCGAGGGGGCGGACGTCCACGTGCTCACCTGCACGCTCGGTGACGAGGGCGAGGTGATCCCGGCCGACCTCGCGCATCACCTGTCCGCATTGGACGACACCCTGGGCGCCTACCGGCGGGTGGAGCTGCGCGCCGCGATGGCGGCCCTCGGGGCGGTCGAGCACGTCCTCGGCGAGGACGTGCGCGGCCCCGGCAACGCCGCGTTTCGGGATTCCGGCATGGCCGGGACGCCGACGATGGACCATCCGCGGGCGCTGTGTCGGGTGCCCCTGCACGAGGTGGCGGACGCCATCGGGGAGCACCTGCGCGCGCTTCGGCCGGACGTCGTGGTGACCTACGACCCGTGCGGCGGTTATCAACACCCCGATCACGTGCGGGTCCACCAGGCCACCTGCGCGGCGGTCGCGGAGCTCGCGGAGGGGGAGCGGCCGGCGCTGTGGGCCGTCGTCGTACGCCGTAGCCGGGCCATGGGCGACCGGCGCTGGCTGGCCGAGAACGTGGCGACGCAGGAGCGGATCACCGTGCCGGCGCCCGGCGAGGACTACCCGGCGGCGGTCGTCGACGACGCCCTGATTGCCTGGGAGGTGACCGGCGATCTCGCGGCGTTGGCGCGCCGCGACGCCGCTCTCGCCGCGCACCGAACGCAGGTCCGCTTGGGATCGGGCTGGTACGCGCTCTCCAACGACGTCGCCGCCCGCCTGCAGAGCACCGAGTCCTTCGTGCCCCTCGACCCGGACACCGGCGACTTCGCGCCGATGCCGCCGGGTGCCACCATCGACGAGCGGAGAGCACCATGA
- a CDS encoding flavin reductase — translation MSSSPANPVTPGVPAGVQPPIEGAQAPAGVDPRLFRRVFGRFATGVTVITTTVGGVDHAMTANSVTSVSIEPLQVLACVHVESRVHDAIVESGVWGVSILPAGARGTADWLATKGRPVHGQLDRIPFTRGPATDVPLLTDALARLECRTAAVHPAGDHAIIVGEVVGLDATDDPDAALIFYRGEYRSLD, via the coding sequence ATGAGCTCCTCCCCAGCCAACCCCGTGACGCCGGGCGTCCCCGCCGGCGTCCAGCCCCCGATCGAGGGCGCCCAGGCCCCCGCCGGCGTCGATCCACGGCTGTTCCGGCGGGTCTTCGGACGCTTCGCCACGGGCGTCACGGTCATCACCACCACGGTCGGCGGCGTCGACCACGCGATGACCGCGAACTCGGTGACCTCCGTGTCGATCGAACCCCTCCAGGTGCTCGCCTGCGTGCACGTCGAGTCCCGCGTGCACGACGCCATCGTCGAGTCCGGCGTGTGGGGCGTGAGCATCCTGCCCGCGGGGGCCCGCGGCACCGCCGACTGGTTGGCGACGAAGGGCCGCCCGGTGCACGGCCAGCTCGACCGGATCCCGTTCACGCGAGGACCCGCGACCGACGTACCGCTGCTCACCGACGCCCTCGCGCGGCTGGAGTGCCGTACCGCCGCCGTCCATCCGGCCGGGGATCACGCGATCATCGTCGGCGAGGTCGTGGGCCTGGACGCCACGGACGACCCGGACGCGGCCCTGATCTTCTATCGCGGCGAATACCGGAGCCTGGATTGA
- a CDS encoding FUSC family protein produces MLIVFVGALLPLRGPRYAGVGQGVGMATLFSYASLASGPFGPAQLVAAVAAGLIVAMALRLLFGTGDPRKETRAAIAAVLDADPPDLTGAFATWAGDGRPVCLGRALEGAARYRLGLQEASRELRVGEDPAATAAVEAVEALTERAAEVAQQLRSKPPKPGKSDANADAVTQPGASEAVAEPNTAVATAVSASEHAGPAAGEGSAGPDEVGVAAPEVRTAGAGLDQVESATVDRDDSAVALSDEQLATLRGARRPLLRTRSIHLRHALRTALGMLIMLVLTAWFGPGDPFAATVLLAAFSILQSSWEASLAKAMPRLTGVLVGAAVALAVMLLAPTPLLMGLSLAALVVGLWFITDRPAIGNGCMVLVSVGLNVSSRHLDPVRSVLEYTGLMLAAVVVGLLVGFAVVPAWRPAPLRRRILTAWEAAGTALAAIASAQDLESRVHTAREAAAARADLALDGEDLGGALAESLDQYRAALSDLTLVALQLRH; encoded by the coding sequence GTGCTCATCGTGTTCGTGGGCGCGTTGCTGCCGCTGCGCGGGCCGCGGTACGCCGGAGTCGGTCAGGGCGTCGGCATGGCCACCCTGTTCTCCTATGCGTCCCTGGCCAGCGGACCCTTCGGCCCGGCGCAGCTGGTCGCCGCCGTTGCGGCGGGCCTCATCGTCGCGATGGCCTTGCGGCTGCTCTTCGGGACCGGCGATCCCCGCAAGGAGACCCGTGCCGCGATCGCCGCCGTCCTCGACGCGGATCCTCCCGACCTGACCGGCGCCTTCGCCACCTGGGCCGGTGACGGCCGGCCGGTGTGCCTGGGACGGGCCCTGGAGGGCGCCGCACGGTATCGGCTGGGACTGCAGGAGGCGTCCCGGGAGTTGCGGGTCGGCGAGGACCCGGCGGCGACCGCGGCGGTCGAGGCGGTCGAGGCCCTGACCGAGCGGGCGGCCGAGGTTGCCCAACAGCTTCGGAGCAAGCCCCCGAAGCCGGGCAAGTCCGACGCCAACGCCGACGCCGTGACCCAGCCGGGCGCTTCCGAGGCGGTGGCCGAGCCGAACACTGCCGTCGCTACGGCCGTGAGCGCCAGCGAGCACGCGGGGCCGGCTGCGGGGGAGGGCTCCGCGGGGCCCGACGAGGTGGGCGTGGCGGCACCGGAGGTGCGGACGGCTGGGGCGGGCCTCGACCAAGTTGAATCCGCGACGGTCGACCGCGACGACTCCGCCGTCGCCCTGTCCGACGAGCAGCTGGCGACCCTGCGGGGGGCCCGCCGGCCGTTGCTGCGGACCCGCTCGATCCACCTGCGCCACGCGCTGCGCACCGCGCTCGGCATGCTCATCATGCTGGTGCTCACGGCGTGGTTCGGCCCGGGGGACCCCTTCGCCGCCACCGTGTTGTTAGCGGCGTTCTCGATCCTGCAGTCGAGCTGGGAAGCCTCCCTCGCCAAGGCCATGCCCCGGTTGACGGGGGTGCTCGTCGGGGCCGCGGTGGCGCTGGCCGTGATGCTGCTCGCGCCGACGCCGCTGCTGATGGGACTCAGCCTCGCCGCCTTGGTCGTGGGCCTGTGGTTCATCACCGACAGACCCGCGATCGGGAACGGCTGCATGGTGCTCGTCTCGGTCGGGCTCAACGTGTCCAGCCGCCACCTGGACCCCGTGCGGTCGGTGCTCGAATACACGGGGCTGATGCTCGCCGCGGTGGTCGTCGGGCTGCTGGTGGGGTTCGCGGTCGTCCCCGCGTGGCGACCCGCGCCGCTGCGGCGTCGCATTCTGACCGCCTGGGAGGCAGCCGGAACCGCACTCGCGGCGATCGCCTCGGCGCAGGACCTGGAGTCTCGGGTGCACACGGCGCGGGAGGCGGCGGCCGCGCGCGCGGACCTGGCGCTGGACGGCGAGGACCTCGGCGGTGCGCTCGCCGAGTCGCTGGACCAGTACCGCGCCGCACTGTCGGACCTCACCCTCGTCGCACTGCAGCTGCGGCACTGA